Proteins from a genomic interval of Micromonospora sp. NBC_00389:
- a CDS encoding tetratricopeptide repeat protein: MSDPRITSSIFTRGAVDLSTLRGPAPASTRPGTPPQGGPSAGAPGAPTAGGNAAIVDVTEATIQADVLERSMALPVIVFFGAAGFPESDEFAPVLERLAAESGGAWVLARVDVQESPRIAQMFRVQGIPMVYAVVGGQPIDAFSGVVPEAQLRQWLQAVLKAGGVAVAEPEDPRLDEADDALMSGDLDAAERAYRKILADSPADAAAEAGLAQVGVARRVAGADPTAALAAAESAPDDVAAQLLAADIEVLSGMAEQAYARLVGLVRRTAGEDRETARQHLVSLFTIAGPDDPAVASARRALASALF, encoded by the coding sequence ATGAGCGACCCACGGATCACCTCGTCGATCTTCACCCGCGGCGCGGTCGACCTCAGCACGCTGCGCGGCCCCGCACCAGCCAGTACCCGTCCCGGCACACCCCCGCAGGGCGGCCCGTCCGCAGGCGCCCCCGGCGCGCCCACCGCTGGCGGTAACGCCGCCATCGTCGACGTCACCGAGGCCACCATCCAGGCCGACGTGCTCGAACGGTCGATGGCCCTGCCGGTCATCGTCTTCTTCGGCGCGGCCGGCTTCCCGGAGAGCGACGAGTTCGCCCCGGTGCTGGAGCGGCTGGCCGCCGAGAGTGGCGGCGCGTGGGTGCTCGCCCGGGTCGACGTGCAGGAAAGTCCGCGGATCGCCCAGATGTTCCGGGTCCAGGGCATCCCCATGGTCTACGCGGTGGTCGGCGGCCAGCCGATCGACGCTTTCTCCGGCGTGGTGCCCGAGGCGCAGTTGCGCCAGTGGCTCCAGGCCGTGCTCAAGGCCGGTGGCGTGGCTGTCGCCGAGCCGGAGGACCCGCGCCTCGACGAGGCGGACGACGCGCTGATGAGCGGCGACCTGGACGCCGCCGAGCGGGCGTACCGCAAGATCCTGGCCGACTCCCCGGCGGATGCCGCGGCCGAGGCCGGTCTGGCCCAGGTCGGGGTGGCCCGCCGGGTGGCCGGCGCCGACCCGACCGCCGCGCTGGCCGCCGCCGAGAGCGCTCCCGACGACGTTGCGGCCCAACTGCTGGCCGCCGACATCGAGGTGCTCAGCGGCATGGCCGAGCAGGCGTACGCCCGGCTGGTCGGCCTGGTCCGGCGCACCGCCGGCGAGGACCGCGAGACGGCACGCCAGCACCTGGTCTCGCTGTTCACCATCGCCGGCCCCGACGATCCGGCGGTCGCCTCGGCGCGCCGGGCTCTGGCCAGCGCCCTGTTCTGA
- a CDS encoding arginase family protein: protein MMRRIAVLDAPTNLGLRPPTSTSVPGCGKAPGALRDHDLLARLRARDAGCLTPPRYDPGDWRPGDGVCHAREIADYSMALAERIGSIIDRGEFPVVLGGDCSVLLGSALAMHRLGEAVGGRIGLVFVDGHSDFRHPGNASYVGAAAGEDLALVTGRGQADLAALEGRRPYFRDIDVVVLGIRAQDEYRLDLQAAGIITRPVPALRAEGAARTAQWAHEQLADCAGYWVHIDVDVLDPAVMPAVDAPDPGGIAFAELEILLAGLVDTPHCLGVELTVFDPDYDPDGSYAAEIVNTVVAGLAPVTAPEAVPPRLLSARPAAPTPRRGKGRPAVAPERPDGARPAPVDEAQSAALDLAAAAGSPADGPSGVRPSGRPRGVPAPAEPEPLGTLASVHAEPAGVAPPVEREPVGPPASAGPGLLRRPSPAAPDSTDRPNVDTA, encoded by the coding sequence ATGATGCGCCGGATCGCCGTCCTCGACGCGCCGACAAATCTTGGTCTGCGGCCGCCCACGTCCACCTCGGTCCCGGGCTGCGGCAAGGCGCCCGGTGCGCTGCGGGACCACGACCTGCTGGCCCGGCTGCGGGCCCGCGACGCAGGCTGCCTCACCCCGCCCCGGTACGACCCGGGCGACTGGCGGCCCGGCGACGGGGTGTGCCACGCCCGGGAGATCGCCGACTACTCGATGGCGCTCGCCGAGCGGATCGGCTCGATCATCGACCGGGGCGAGTTCCCGGTGGTGCTGGGCGGCGACTGCTCGGTGCTGCTCGGCTCGGCGCTGGCCATGCACCGCCTCGGTGAGGCGGTCGGCGGGCGGATCGGGCTGGTCTTCGTGGACGGGCACTCCGACTTCCGGCACCCCGGCAACGCCTCCTACGTGGGTGCTGCGGCCGGCGAGGACCTGGCCCTGGTCACCGGGCGGGGGCAGGCCGACCTGGCCGCCCTGGAGGGACGCCGACCCTACTTCCGTGACATCGACGTGGTGGTGCTCGGCATCCGGGCGCAGGACGAGTACCGGCTCGACCTCCAGGCGGCCGGGATCATCACCCGGCCGGTGCCCGCGCTGCGCGCCGAGGGCGCCGCCCGGACGGCTCAGTGGGCGCACGAGCAACTCGCCGACTGCGCGGGCTACTGGGTGCACATCGACGTGGACGTGCTCGACCCGGCCGTGATGCCCGCCGTGGACGCGCCCGACCCGGGCGGGATCGCCTTCGCCGAGCTGGAGATCCTGCTCGCCGGCCTGGTGGACACTCCGCACTGCCTGGGCGTCGAGCTGACCGTCTTCGACCCCGACTACGACCCGGACGGCTCCTACGCCGCCGAGATCGTCAACACCGTGGTGGCCGGCCTGGCCCCGGTCACCGCCCCGGAGGCGGTACCGCCCCGGTTGCTGTCGGCCCGCCCCGCCGCCCCCACCCCGCGGCGCGGGAAGGGGCGGCCAGCGGTTGCCCCCGAGCGGCCCGACGGAGCGCGTCCCGCGCCCGTCGACGAGGCGCAGTCCGCCGCGCTCGACCTCGCCGCCGCTGCCGGTTCGCCCGCCGACGGCCCCTCCGGCGTCCGCCCGTCGGGCCGGCCGCGCGGCGTTCCGGCCCCCGCCGAGCCGGAGCCGCTCGGCACCCTGGCGTCGGTGCACGCGGAGCCGGCGGGCGTCGCGCCTCCGGTCGAGCGGGAACCGGTCGGCCCGCCCGCATCGGCCGGCCCGGGTCTGCTGCGGCGGCCCTCGCCAGCCGCCCCGGACTCCACCGACCGCCCCAACGTCGACACGGCCTGA
- a CDS encoding acyl-CoA mutase large subunit family protein codes for MDADEIAAGRARWQARYDSARKRDADFTTLSGMPVDPVYGPPEGAAYPGFERIGWPGEYPYTRGLHPTGYRGRTWTIRQFAGFGNAQQTNERYKMILGAGGGGLSVAFDMPTLMGRDSDDPQALGEVGHCGVAIDTATDMEALFDGIDLASVTTSMTISGPAVPVFCMYLVAAERQGADLSKLDGTLQTDIFKEYIAQKEWLFDPEPHLRLIGDLMEYCAGEIPRYKPLSVSGYHIREAGSTAAQELAYTLADGFGYVELGLSRGLDVNVFAPGLSFFFDSHVDFFEEIAKFRAARRIWARWLREVYGATSEKALWLRFHTQTAGVSLTAQQPVNNVVRTAVEALAAVLGGTNSLHTNALDETLALPTDESAEIALRTQQVLMEETGVVNVADPLGGSWYVEALTDKIEAEAEEIFARIRQLGGEGPHQIGPMTSGILRGIEDGWFTGHIAESAFVYQQALEKGDKKIVGVNCHTGTVAKELEILRISHEVELEQRRVLAERKSARDESAVRAAVARMVEVGRTDQNMIPAMLDAVRVEATLGEICDALRAEWGTYREPARF; via the coding sequence ATGGACGCCGACGAGATCGCCGCCGGACGGGCACGCTGGCAGGCCCGGTACGACTCCGCGCGTAAGCGGGACGCGGACTTCACCACGCTCTCCGGGATGCCGGTCGACCCGGTCTACGGACCGCCGGAGGGTGCCGCGTACCCGGGCTTCGAGCGGATCGGCTGGCCGGGCGAGTACCCGTACACCCGGGGTCTCCATCCGACCGGCTACCGCGGGCGGACCTGGACGATCCGGCAGTTCGCCGGCTTCGGCAACGCCCAGCAGACCAACGAGCGCTACAAGATGATCCTCGGTGCCGGCGGTGGTGGCCTCTCGGTCGCGTTCGACATGCCGACCCTGATGGGCCGCGACTCGGACGACCCGCAGGCGCTCGGCGAGGTCGGCCACTGCGGCGTCGCCATCGACACCGCCACCGACATGGAGGCGCTCTTCGACGGCATCGACCTGGCCAGCGTCACCACCTCGATGACCATTTCCGGCCCGGCCGTGCCGGTGTTCTGCATGTACCTGGTCGCCGCCGAGCGGCAGGGCGCCGACCTGTCCAAGCTGGATGGCACCCTGCAGACCGACATCTTCAAGGAGTACATCGCGCAGAAGGAGTGGCTCTTCGACCCCGAGCCGCACCTGCGCCTCATCGGCGACCTGATGGAGTACTGCGCCGGGGAGATCCCGCGCTACAAGCCGCTGTCGGTCTCCGGCTACCACATCCGCGAGGCCGGCTCGACCGCCGCGCAGGAGTTGGCGTACACCCTGGCTGACGGGTTCGGCTACGTGGAGCTGGGGCTGAGCCGAGGGCTCGACGTCAACGTCTTCGCGCCGGGGCTGAGCTTCTTCTTCGACTCGCACGTCGACTTCTTCGAGGAGATCGCCAAGTTCCGGGCTGCCCGCCGGATCTGGGCCCGCTGGCTGCGCGAGGTCTACGGCGCGACCAGCGAGAAGGCCCTCTGGCTGCGGTTCCACACGCAGACCGCCGGGGTGTCGCTGACCGCCCAGCAGCCGGTCAACAACGTCGTACGCACCGCCGTCGAGGCGCTGGCCGCGGTGCTCGGCGGGACCAACTCGCTGCACACCAACGCGCTGGACGAGACCCTGGCGCTGCCCACCGACGAGTCCGCCGAGATCGCCCTGCGTACCCAGCAGGTGTTGATGGAGGAGACCGGTGTGGTCAACGTGGCCGACCCGCTCGGCGGCTCCTGGTACGTCGAGGCGCTCACCGACAAGATCGAGGCCGAGGCGGAGGAGATCTTCGCCCGGATCAGGCAGCTCGGCGGCGAGGGCCCGCACCAGATCGGCCCGATGACCTCCGGCATCCTGCGCGGCATCGAGGACGGCTGGTTCACCGGGCACATCGCCGAGTCGGCCTTCGTCTACCAGCAGGCGCTGGAGAAGGGCGACAAGAAGATCGTCGGCGTCAACTGCCACACCGGCACGGTCGCCAAGGAGCTGGAGATCCTGCGCATCTCGCACGAGGTGGAGCTGGAGCAGCGCCGGGTGCTCGCCGAGCGCAAGAGCGCCCGGGACGAGTCGGCGGTCCGCGCGGCGGTGGCCCGGATGGTCGAGGTCGGCCGCACCGACCAGAACATGATCCCCGCCATGCTGGACGCGGTCCGCGTCGAAGCCACCCTCGGCGAGATCTGCGACGCTCTGCGCGCCGAATGGGGCACCTACCGCGAACCCGCCCGCTTCTGA
- a CDS encoding NAD-glutamate dehydrogenase has product MDRRPAIKPEPDLRQDDSGRDDDSFDSATDGDGYGRLDTGATGLTGSSIDTIYDLGLPTEALADDVEDAELDEPVPNAERLVAQAVALAGDDHDAATLVGRFWRFAPDEELVGFTAEEMLDAARAHRDLAQQRVPGELKLRIHEPHADQHHTVVEFVTDDMPFLVDSVTALLNSYHLDVHLLVHPLVVVRREPLGRLTEVSADVEPDDAIAGDIIESWMRIEIDPVRDAAERDRLRRELQRVLTDVREAVEDWPKMRQRALALADELASARTSDNRPPVPEKDITDSVELLRWLAQDHFTFLGYREYRLVDAAGGGGADMVDGKALEAVLGTGLGILRSDSPEARSLSSMTPEAHEKVLEKRLLIITKANSRATVHRSAYLDYIGFKIFNEAGEVIGERRFLGLFSTAAYRTSVRELPVVRRKVAEVLDRSGLSRRSHSGKDLLQILETYPRDELFQIKTDDLYHAVIGVLRMAGRRQLRVFLRRDAYGRFISCLIYLPRDRFTTQNRLRMQDILLRELNGVGVDYTTRVTESMLARVHFIVRTDPTRPPGEIDADLLAEELADATRLWDDDYRLVLERKLGDEQAKHLFARYADAFPEGYKDGHTPYEAMKDLAKLELLEEPGQLEMHLFRKQLPPRPGTRVPGADPTEAMDVRFKVYRYGEPMMLSAVLPVLHSLGVRVVDEHPYEVDRIDGRVYLYDFGLMLPEAHQELAEVRPHVENAFAAAWRGEAEVDRFNELVLRGGLTWRQVVVLRAYAKYLRQAGTVFSQDYMEQTFIAYPKLAALLVELFETRFAPGELSTEQRQQRSGELVETIRGALDDVASLDQDRILRSYLTLIEATLRTSFYQKRADGRPKAYVAFKLDPQAIPDLPAPRPKFEIFVYSPRFEGVHLRFGPVARGGLRWSDRREDFRTEVLGLVKAQMVKNTVIVPVGAKGGFVLKQKPGDRDEAVACYQAFVGAMLDVTDNIVSGQIVPPEDVVRHDGDDPYLVVAADKGTATFSDIANEISKTHNFWMGDAFASGGSAGYDHKRMGITARGAWESVKRHFRELGLDTQTQDFTVVGVGDMSGDVFGNGMLLSEHIRLVAAFDHRHIFLDPTPDAATSYAERRRLFEMPRSSWEDYNPELISAGGGIFSRTAKSIPITPQVRAAIGLDDDVTQISPQELMKAIVTAPVDLFWNGGIGTYVKASSQTNAEVGDKSNDAIRVDGRSLRCRVAGEGGNLGWTQLGRIEYALTGGRIYTDFIDNAAGVDTSDHEVNIKILLNTAVADGELTTAARDELLAEMTDEVAELVLRDNYDQARAINNAQAQAASLLPVHRRMINDLERSGALDRALEALPPDEELAVRSESGLTAPEFAVLLAYVKIVLEREILTEGLADEEWTTEVLVNYFPTPMRERFADRMGRHRLRRDIVTTVLVNEAINRGGISFVFRVVEETAASAADVIRAYVVVSEVFGLRELWDAVEALDNKVAPELQTSVYLDTRRLLDRAVRWLVSNRRSPIDVPAEIARLRDGVARLLPGLEELFYGTERQGIVAHIDSMTERGLPRELAERATRLMYSFGLMDVVETATGSGRDVSEVASVYFVLSDLFRVDSLLSKISLLPREDRWQTLARMALRYDLYAALAALTAEVLDSTPDELPPHERVQQWEQSNATSIHRARRAMGEFDESRADLAALSVLLRQIRTLVRTSAAA; this is encoded by the coding sequence ATGGACCGGCGTCCGGCGATCAAACCGGAACCCGACCTCCGGCAGGATGACTCTGGCCGGGACGACGACAGCTTCGATTCGGCGACCGACGGGGACGGCTACGGCCGCCTCGACACGGGAGCGACCGGGCTGACCGGGTCGAGTATCGACACGATCTACGATCTGGGCCTGCCGACAGAGGCGTTGGCCGACGATGTGGAGGACGCCGAGCTCGACGAGCCGGTGCCCAACGCGGAGCGCCTGGTAGCCCAGGCCGTCGCGCTCGCCGGAGACGATCACGACGCGGCGACCCTGGTAGGCCGCTTCTGGCGGTTCGCCCCGGACGAGGAGCTGGTCGGCTTCACGGCGGAGGAGATGCTCGACGCGGCCCGCGCGCACCGGGACCTCGCCCAGCAACGGGTGCCGGGAGAGCTCAAGCTGCGGATCCACGAACCGCACGCGGACCAGCACCACACTGTCGTCGAGTTCGTCACCGACGACATGCCGTTCCTGGTCGACTCGGTGACCGCGCTGCTCAACTCGTACCACCTGGACGTGCACCTGCTGGTGCACCCGCTGGTGGTGGTCCGGCGCGAGCCGCTGGGCCGGCTCACCGAGGTTTCCGCGGACGTCGAACCGGACGACGCGATCGCCGGTGACATCATCGAGAGTTGGATGCGGATCGAGATCGATCCGGTCCGGGACGCCGCCGAGCGGGATCGGTTGCGCCGCGAGCTGCAACGGGTGCTCACCGACGTGCGGGAGGCGGTGGAGGACTGGCCGAAGATGCGTCAGCGGGCCCTCGCGCTCGCCGACGAGCTGGCCTCGGCCCGCACCTCGGACAACCGTCCGCCGGTGCCGGAGAAGGACATCACCGACTCGGTGGAGTTGCTGCGCTGGCTCGCCCAGGACCACTTCACCTTCCTCGGCTACCGCGAGTACCGGTTGGTGGACGCCGCCGGTGGCGGCGGCGCGGACATGGTCGACGGCAAGGCCCTGGAGGCGGTGCTCGGCACCGGTCTGGGCATCCTGCGTTCGGATTCGCCGGAGGCCCGGTCGCTGTCGTCGATGACGCCCGAGGCGCACGAGAAGGTGCTGGAGAAGCGCCTGCTGATCATCACGAAGGCCAACTCGCGCGCTACCGTGCACCGCTCTGCGTACCTGGACTACATCGGCTTCAAGATCTTCAACGAGGCCGGCGAGGTGATCGGCGAGCGGCGCTTCCTGGGCCTGTTCTCCACCGCCGCGTACCGGACCAGCGTGCGGGAACTGCCGGTGGTACGCCGCAAGGTGGCCGAGGTGCTGGACCGCTCCGGCCTGAGCCGGCGCAGCCACTCCGGCAAGGACCTGCTCCAGATCCTGGAGACGTACCCGCGCGACGAGCTGTTCCAGATCAAGACCGACGACCTGTACCACGCGGTGATCGGCGTGCTGCGGATGGCGGGCCGGCGGCAGCTGCGGGTCTTCCTGCGCCGGGACGCGTACGGGCGGTTCATCTCCTGCCTGATCTACCTGCCCCGGGACCGGTTCACCACGCAGAACCGGCTCCGCATGCAGGACATCCTGCTGCGCGAGCTGAACGGTGTCGGGGTGGACTACACCACCCGGGTGACCGAGTCGATGCTGGCCCGGGTCCACTTCATCGTCCGTACCGACCCCACCCGGCCGCCCGGTGAGATCGACGCCGACCTGCTCGCCGAGGAGCTGGCCGACGCGACCCGGCTCTGGGACGACGACTACCGGCTGGTGCTGGAGCGCAAGCTCGGCGACGAGCAGGCCAAGCACCTCTTCGCCCGGTACGCCGACGCGTTCCCGGAGGGCTACAAGGACGGGCACACGCCGTACGAGGCGATGAAGGACCTGGCCAAGCTGGAGCTGCTGGAGGAGCCCGGCCAGCTGGAGATGCACCTGTTCCGCAAGCAGCTCCCGCCCCGGCCCGGCACCCGCGTGCCGGGGGCGGACCCGACCGAGGCGATGGACGTCCGGTTCAAGGTCTACCGGTACGGCGAGCCGATGATGCTCTCCGCCGTACTGCCGGTGCTGCACTCGCTCGGTGTCCGGGTGGTCGACGAGCACCCGTACGAGGTGGACCGGATCGACGGCCGGGTGTACCTCTACGACTTCGGCCTGATGCTGCCCGAGGCGCACCAGGAGCTGGCCGAGGTACGCCCGCACGTGGAGAACGCGTTCGCGGCCGCCTGGCGTGGCGAGGCCGAGGTGGACCGGTTCAACGAGCTGGTGCTGCGCGGCGGGCTGACCTGGCGGCAGGTGGTGGTGCTGCGGGCGTACGCGAAGTACCTGCGGCAGGCCGGCACGGTCTTCTCGCAGGACTACATGGAGCAGACCTTCATCGCGTACCCGAAGCTCGCCGCGCTGCTGGTGGAGCTCTTCGAGACCCGGTTCGCGCCGGGCGAGCTGAGCACCGAGCAGCGTCAGCAGCGCAGCGGTGAGCTGGTGGAGACGATCCGGGGCGCGCTGGACGACGTGGCCAGCCTCGACCAGGACCGCATTCTGCGCTCGTACCTGACGCTGATCGAGGCGACCCTGCGGACCAGCTTCTACCAGAAGCGCGCCGACGGACGGCCGAAGGCGTACGTGGCCTTCAAGCTCGACCCGCAGGCCATCCCGGACCTGCCGGCGCCGCGACCGAAGTTCGAGATCTTCGTCTACTCACCCAGGTTCGAGGGCGTGCACCTGCGGTTCGGGCCGGTGGCCCGGGGCGGGCTGCGCTGGTCCGACCGGCGGGAGGACTTCCGCACCGAGGTGCTCGGCCTGGTCAAGGCGCAGATGGTGAAGAACACCGTGATCGTGCCGGTGGGTGCCAAGGGCGGCTTCGTGCTGAAGCAGAAGCCGGGCGACCGGGACGAGGCGGTCGCCTGCTACCAGGCGTTCGTCGGCGCGATGCTGGACGTCACCGACAACATCGTCAGCGGGCAGATCGTGCCGCCCGAGGACGTGGTCCGGCACGACGGCGACGATCCGTACCTGGTCGTGGCGGCGGACAAGGGCACCGCGACGTTCTCCGACATCGCCAACGAGATCTCCAAGACCCACAACTTCTGGATGGGTGACGCGTTCGCCTCCGGCGGTTCGGCCGGCTACGACCACAAGAGGATGGGCATCACCGCCCGGGGCGCCTGGGAGTCGGTCAAGCGGCACTTCCGGGAGCTGGGCCTGGACACCCAGACCCAGGACTTCACCGTGGTCGGCGTCGGCGACATGTCCGGTGACGTGTTCGGTAACGGGATGCTGCTCTCCGAGCACATCCGGCTGGTGGCCGCCTTCGACCACCGGCACATCTTCCTCGACCCGACCCCGGACGCGGCCACCTCGTACGCCGAGCGCAGGCGGCTGTTCGAAATGCCCCGATCATCCTGGGAGGACTACAACCCGGAGCTGATCTCGGCCGGCGGTGGCATCTTCTCGCGTACCGCCAAGTCCATCCCGATCACCCCGCAGGTCCGCGCGGCGATCGGCTTGGACGACGACGTCACGCAGATCTCGCCGCAGGAGCTGATGAAGGCGATCGTCACCGCGCCGGTCGACCTGTTCTGGAACGGCGGCATCGGCACCTACGTCAAGGCGTCGAGCCAGACCAACGCCGAAGTGGGCGACAAGTCCAACGACGCGATCCGGGTGGACGGGCGTAGCCTGCGCTGCCGGGTGGCGGGCGAGGGCGGCAACCTGGGCTGGACCCAGCTCGGCCGGATCGAGTACGCGTTGACCGGTGGCCGGATCTACACCGACTTCATCGACAACGCGGCCGGCGTGGACACCTCCGACCACGAGGTGAACATCAAGATCCTGCTGAACACCGCGGTCGCCGACGGGGAGCTGACCACGGCTGCGCGGGACGAGTTGCTGGCCGAGATGACCGACGAGGTCGCGGAGTTGGTGCTGCGGGACAACTACGACCAGGCCCGGGCGATCAACAACGCCCAGGCCCAGGCCGCCTCGCTGCTCCCGGTGCACCGCCGGATGATCAACGACCTGGAGCGCTCGGGCGCGTTGGACCGGGCACTGGAGGCGTTGCCGCCGGACGAGGAGCTGGCGGTCCGCAGCGAGTCGGGGCTGACCGCGCCGGAGTTCGCGGTGCTGCTCGCGTACGTGAAGATCGTCCTGGAGCGGGAGATCCTCACCGAGGGGCTGGCCGACGAGGAGTGGACGACCGAGGTTCTGGTCAACTACTTCCCGACGCCGATGCGCGAGCGGTTCGCCGACCGGATGGGCCGGCACCGGCTGCGCCGGGACATCGTCACCACCGTGCTGGTCAACGAGGCGATCAACCGGGGCGGCATCTCGTTCGTCTTCCGGGTGGTCGAGGAGACCGCGGCCAGCGCGGCCGACGTGATCCGGGCCTACGTGGTGGTCAGCGAGGTGTTCGGGCTGCGCGAGCTGTGGGACGCGGTCGAGGCGCTGGACAACAAGGTTGCGCCGGAACTGCAGACCAGCGTCTACCTGGACACCCGGCGGCTGCTCGACCGCGCGGTGCGGTGGCTGGTGTCCAACCGGCGCTCGCCGATCGACGTGCCGGCCGAGATCGCCCGGCTGCGCGACGGGGTGGCCCGGCTGCTGCCGGGGCTGGAGGAGCTGTTCTACGGCACCGAGCGGCAGGGCATCGTGGCGCACATCGACTCGATGACCGAGCGTGGCCTGCCCCGGGAGCTGGCGGAACGCGCGACCCGGCTCATGTACAGCTTCGGTCTGATGGACGTGGTGGAGACCGCGACCGGCAGCGGGCGGGACGTCAGCGAGGTGGCCTCGGTCTACTTCGTGCTCTCCGACCTGTTCCGGGTGGATTCGCTGCTGTCGAAGATCTCCCTGCTGCCGCGGGAGGACCGCTGGCAGACGTTGGCCCGGATGGCGCTGCGCTACGACCTGTACGCCGCGCTGGCCGCGCTCACCGCGGAGGTGCTCGACTCGACCCCGGACGAGCTGCCGCCGCACGAGCGGGTGCAGCAGTGGGAGCAGTCGAACGCCACCTCGATCCACCGGGCCCGCCGAGCCATGGGGGAGTTCGACGAGTCGCGGGCGGATCTCGCCGCCCTGTCCGTGCTGCTGCGCCAGATCCGCACCCTGGTGCGGACCTCCGCCGCAGCCTGA
- a CDS encoding penicillin-binding transpeptidase domain-containing protein — protein sequence MPLSYPRPHRPNHARRRIAALTATLVAAGLLAACSGDDGPQRSVDAFLAGWRSGDLQAVGLVDTTGAKVPAAEVSREIKELSGELAATPPTLTRRGEPKVTADIATVPIRVEWTLPGQTRWAYDREVRLVQGDDDQWQVTWEPRVLHEQLTKGDRLGLRRDTGPRAGLLDAAGQPIVSPRPVIRVGVQPNGVADINKLVKDLDAAFKAIRPALVPAIDLTDLPSRVAKAEPGAFVEVVSLREEAYLQIKPRIYDLPGTKFQSDKIDLAPTREFARALLGSVDQAQADDLAAHPDRYVAGDLVGHGGLQGRYDERLRGNPGLTVVVERPDEGGKLAPTGTELFRREPQPGQALKTTLDVAAQNAADGALRAEPRRSSLVAVRISDGAVLAVANGPGPAGENLAFTAQVPPGSTFKMVSALGLLDRGAVTLDGPVNCPKTFTVDGRSFKNSDNFQLGSVPFRTDFAKSCNTAFAALAPKLGGDGLAAAGRSLGLEGQWDLGADAFTGKVSTGGSPAEQAAASFGQGTTLVSPLAMAGATAAVARGRFEQPKLLIDPAPAKPAAAGEQLKPESVAALRTMMREVVTVGTGSALKDVPGGEVYGKTGTAEYDDNPAHTHAWFVGWRGDVAFAVFVEKGGASTASAVPIAERFLRALPAR from the coding sequence ATGCCCCTGTCGTACCCCCGGCCCCACCGGCCGAACCATGCCCGCCGGCGCATCGCCGCCCTCACCGCGACCCTGGTCGCCGCCGGTCTCCTGGCCGCCTGCTCCGGCGACGACGGGCCGCAGCGCAGCGTCGACGCGTTTCTGGCCGGCTGGCGCAGTGGCGACCTCCAGGCGGTCGGCCTGGTCGACACGACCGGCGCCAAGGTGCCGGCGGCCGAGGTGAGCCGCGAGATCAAGGAGCTCTCCGGTGAGCTGGCGGCCACCCCGCCCACGCTGACCCGCCGGGGCGAGCCGAAGGTCACCGCCGACATCGCGACCGTGCCGATCCGGGTGGAGTGGACCCTGCCCGGTCAGACCCGCTGGGCGTACGACCGGGAGGTGCGGCTCGTCCAGGGCGACGACGACCAGTGGCAGGTGACGTGGGAGCCCCGGGTGCTGCACGAGCAGCTCACGAAGGGTGACCGGCTGGGTCTGCGCCGCGACACCGGTCCCCGGGCCGGACTGCTGGACGCCGCCGGGCAGCCGATCGTGTCACCGCGTCCGGTGATCCGGGTGGGCGTGCAGCCGAACGGGGTCGCCGACATCAATAAGCTGGTCAAGGATCTCGACGCGGCCTTCAAGGCGATCCGCCCGGCGCTGGTCCCCGCGATCGACCTGACCGATCTGCCCTCGCGGGTGGCGAAGGCCGAGCCGGGCGCCTTCGTCGAGGTGGTGTCGCTGCGCGAGGAGGCGTACCTCCAGATCAAGCCCCGGATCTACGACCTGCCCGGCACCAAGTTCCAGTCCGACAAGATCGACCTGGCGCCCACCCGGGAGTTCGCCCGGGCGCTGCTCGGCTCGGTCGATCAGGCGCAGGCCGACGACCTCGCCGCGCACCCGGACCGGTACGTCGCCGGCGACCTGGTCGGGCACGGCGGCTTGCAGGGCCGCTACGACGAGCGGCTGCGCGGCAACCCCGGGCTGACCGTGGTGGTCGAACGCCCGGACGAGGGCGGCAAGCTGGCACCCACCGGCACCGAGTTGTTCCGTCGGGAGCCGCAGCCCGGGCAGGCGCTGAAGACCACGCTGGACGTGGCCGCTCAGAACGCGGCCGACGGGGCACTGCGTGCGGAGCCCCGCCGATCGTCCCTGGTGGCGGTACGGATCAGCGACGGTGCGGTGCTCGCCGTGGCGAACGGCCCCGGGCCGGCCGGGGAGAACCTGGCCTTCACCGCCCAGGTGCCGCCGGGCTCCACGTTCAAGATGGTCAGCGCGCTGGGCCTGCTGGACCGGGGCGCGGTGACGCTGGACGGGCCGGTGAACTGCCCGAAGACCTTCACCGTCGACGGTCGCTCGTTCAAGAACTCGGACAATTTCCAGCTCGGCTCGGTGCCGTTCCGCACCGACTTCGCCAAGTCCTGCAACACCGCGTTCGCGGCGCTGGCGCCGAAGCTCGGCGGCGACGGGCTGGCCGCTGCCGGCCGCTCGCTGGGCCTGGAGGGGCAGTGGGACCTCGGCGCGGACGCGTTCACCGGCAAGGTGTCGACCGGCGGCAGCCCGGCCGAGCAGGCCGCCGCCTCGTTCGGGCAGGGCACCACGCTGGTCAGCCCGCTGGCCATGGCCGGCGCCACCGCCGCGGTCGCCCGAGGCCGGTTCGAGCAGCCGAAGCTGCTGATCGACCCGGCACCGGCCAAGCCCGCCGCAGCCGGCGAGCAGCTCAAGCCGGAATCGGTCGCGGCGCTGCGCACGATGATGCGCGAGGTGGTCACCGTCGGCACCGGCAGCGCGCTCAAGGACGTGCCGGGCGGCGAGGTGTACGGCAAGACCGGCACCGCCGAGTACGACGACAACCCGGCCCACACGCATGCCTGGTTCGTCGGTTGGCGGGGCGACGTCGCGTTCGCCGTCTTCGTGGAGAAGGGCGGCGCCAGCACCGCCTCGGCCGTGCCGATCGCCGAGCGCTTCCTGCGCGCCCTGCCGGCCCGCTGA